In a single window of the Methanofollis ethanolicus genome:
- the codB gene encoding cytosine permease has protein sequence MGGRSDDSIEDYPQSPVPTHARRGFLSTAVILLGFTFFSATMWGGGAIGVAFPFWPDLIAVILLGNLLLAGYVVALAYVSQKSGLNTVLMGRYCFGRVGSRWPDLVLGFTQIGWYAWGTATIAILFTGLLDLGDGWRAPLMVLFGVTFCWTAFIGYRGLERLSLVSVPLMCLLIVVSLAIATRDAGGVAGVLSIAPTATMGVGEAVTIVVGTFIAGGTQATNWTRFSDTPRTAVGAAALAFLLGNGLMVLVGAYGALVYGESDIVQVLAMQGLLAGGVVMLFLNIWTTQDNTIYNVSVAGCDLLRTNRRRLITLGGAGLGTVLALLGMYDWLVPYMEMLGTLVPPIGGIILADFAVVHRGRYPPLEEASRCAVRWTGVVAYVAASVIAIYSPGIPPLTGIVAAFLLYGAGNWIEARRHPSADCR, from the coding sequence ACTGCCGTCATCCTCCTCGGCTTCACCTTCTTCTCGGCGACGATGTGGGGCGGCGGTGCCATCGGCGTCGCCTTCCCCTTCTGGCCCGACCTGATCGCCGTCATCTTGCTCGGGAACCTCCTGCTTGCGGGCTATGTCGTGGCCCTCGCCTATGTCTCCCAGAAGAGCGGACTGAACACGGTGCTCATGGGCCGGTACTGTTTTGGGCGGGTCGGCAGCCGCTGGCCAGACCTGGTTCTCGGGTTCACCCAGATCGGGTGGTACGCCTGGGGGACGGCGACGATCGCCATTCTGTTCACCGGTCTCCTGGACCTCGGCGACGGGTGGAGGGCGCCGCTCATGGTCCTCTTCGGCGTCACCTTCTGCTGGACGGCGTTCATCGGGTACCGCGGGCTCGAACGTCTCTCTCTGGTCTCGGTCCCCCTGATGTGCCTCCTCATCGTCGTGAGCCTGGCAATCGCCACGCGGGACGCCGGGGGTGTGGCGGGCGTCCTCTCCATCGCACCCACGGCCACGATGGGTGTCGGCGAGGCGGTGACCATCGTCGTCGGGACATTTATCGCCGGAGGGACGCAGGCGACAAACTGGACGCGGTTTTCCGACACGCCGCGCACTGCCGTGGGTGCGGCGGCCCTCGCGTTCCTGCTCGGGAACGGCCTGATGGTCCTTGTCGGCGCCTACGGCGCTCTTGTCTACGGGGAGAGCGACATCGTTCAGGTCCTTGCGATGCAGGGCCTGCTCGCCGGGGGCGTCGTGATGCTCTTTCTGAACATCTGGACGACGCAGGACAACACCATCTACAACGTCTCGGTGGCCGGGTGCGACCTTCTCCGGACGAACAGGCGCAGGCTGATCACGCTCGGAGGGGCGGGCCTGGGCACCGTCCTCGCCCTCCTCGGGATGTACGACTGGCTCGTCCCCTATATGGAGATGCTCGGCACCCTGGTCCCGCCCATCGGGGGGATCATTCTTGCGGACTTCGCCGTCGTCCACCGCGGCCGGTACCCTCCTCTCGAAGAGGCCTCCCGGTGCGCCGTCCGCTGGACCGGGGTCGTCGCCTATGTCGCGGCGTCGGTTATCGCCATATATTCCCCCGGCATCCCGCCGCTCACCGGGATTGTCGCCGCGTTCCTCCTCTATGGGGCCGGGAACTGGATCGAGGCCCGGCGCCATCCCTCCGCGGACTGTCGGTGA
- the cas6 gene encoding CRISPR system precrRNA processing endoribonuclease RAMP protein Cas6, with amino-acid sequence MYPHRIAVFHSLLSKWNHLSPADLRMGVSRDDFGRYLIEKPDLRRLATYSVQVNTVMDAKRGHSRPIFKQGFVGRCTYSFTSNAPIGFRNATLILAMFAEFSGVGSSVARGCGQVDVTVQDGVNE; translated from the coding sequence ATGTATCCCCACCGGATTGCCGTGTTCCATTCTCTCCTTTCAAAATGGAACCATCTCTCTCCAGCCGACCTTCGCATGGGTGTTTCCCGAGACGATTTCGGGCGATACCTCATCGAAAAACCTGACCTGCGCCGGCTCGCGACCTACAGCGTGCAGGTCAACACGGTCATGGACGCGAAGAGAGGTCATTCCCGTCCGATCTTCAAACAGGGCTTTGTCGGTCGATGCACCTATTCCTTCACATCAAATGCCCCGATAGGGTTTAGAAACGCTACCCTGATCCTCGCCATGTTTGCCGAGTTCTCAGGTGTCGGATCCAGTGTCGCCCGCGGGTGCGGGCAGGTGGATGTCACAGTCCAGGACGGTGTCAATGAGTAG
- the csa3 gene encoding CRISPR-associated CARF protein Csa3, with translation MKVYVSPLGFDTSHVLSLIVKYGIEAGDGIIMLMSDTRDERADSAFTSVTEMVRTIDAGIAIRRVNLDHRDFSGMVLACIEAIKGTLHDTPGASIIVNLSGGPREILVALTIASLSHAPKIAQFTSYSDVSRQLSEIDLPYLTSPLRDRELAVLKDIQDFGPTSISDVAQRLQISESSASRYCARLLSDRLIDQTAQGKSKCASVRPSAAVVLSICKKA, from the coding sequence ATGAAAGTATACGTTTCACCCCTTGGTTTTGACACCTCCCATGTCCTCTCACTGATCGTGAAATATGGGATCGAAGCAGGGGACGGGATCATTATGCTGATGTCAGATACGAGGGATGAACGGGCCGACAGTGCATTTACGAGCGTGACAGAGATGGTCCGCACAATCGACGCCGGCATCGCGATCAGACGAGTCAACCTTGACCACCGTGATTTTTCCGGTATGGTCCTCGCATGCATTGAGGCGATTAAAGGTACGCTGCACGACACTCCGGGTGCGTCGATCATTGTAAATCTCTCTGGCGGGCCCCGCGAGATCCTGGTCGCCCTCACCATTGCATCTTTAAGCCATGCACCAAAGATCGCTCAGTTCACCTCATATTCAGATGTGAGCCGACAACTCTCTGAGATCGATCTGCCCTATCTCACCTCCCCCCTCCGGGACAGGGAACTGGCGGTCCTCAAGGATATTCAGGACTTCGGCCCCACGTCGATCTCAGATGTCGCACAACGTTTGCAGATATCTGAAAGTTCCGCCTCGCGGTATTGTGCGCGGTTGCTCTCGGACAGATTGATCGACCAGACGGCGCAAGGGAAGAGCAAATGTGCGAGTGTCAGGCCGTCTGCCGCCGTGGTTCTCTCGATATGCAAGAAGGCCTGA